Proteins from a genomic interval of Caulobacter sp. NIBR1757:
- the recQ gene encoding DNA helicase RecQ: MVTDSPTLDTARETLRRVFGHAEFRGLQADVIEEVLAGRNVVAVLPTGGGKSVCYQIPAMIRPGLGLVISPLIALMSDQVASLRQSGVAAARLDSNIAPFERQEIWESIERGELDLLYISPEGLSSGNMLERLARLPLSLIAIDEAHCVSQWGHDFRPDYRLLGRLAERFPGVPRMAVTATADARTREDIRNQLSLQDAAEFVDSFARPELSLNAERKIGSGHKRVLELVAQRPGKSGVVYVGSRDGADELAGKLREAGAPALAYHAGLEKDLRGRRLEQFLEADAAVMVATIAFGMGVDKPDVRYVIHADPPASIEAYWQEIGRAGRDGQPADGITLYSSADMAWAFRRLESRDMAAEVKQVQARKIRQFYGMMEGTACRAAAVRRYFGEEKVERCGQCDLCLAPPESIDVTQSASKALAATHRLGGRFGRGRLVDHLLGKTKDVSDFEAGLSTWGIGTELSQHAWRDLIDQLLFEGLLKEDPNDGRPLIGLGDIDGVRGVWKSERTVLIRKDSTRAAAAGKTRASKGGKNALATLTAGDQPLFEALRAWRRDEAQRQHVPPYVIFHDATLAEIAMRKPSSLPALAAVSGVGEGKLERYGDAVLAVVRAG, from the coding sequence CTGGTGACCGATTCTCCGACCCTCGACACCGCCCGCGAGACCCTGCGCCGGGTCTTTGGCCATGCCGAGTTCAGGGGGCTTCAGGCCGACGTCATCGAGGAGGTGCTGGCCGGCCGCAACGTCGTCGCCGTGCTGCCGACCGGCGGCGGCAAGAGCGTCTGCTATCAGATCCCGGCGATGATCCGGCCGGGCCTGGGCCTGGTCATCTCGCCGCTGATCGCCCTGATGAGCGACCAGGTGGCGAGCCTGCGCCAGTCCGGCGTGGCGGCGGCGCGGCTCGATTCCAACATCGCGCCGTTCGAGCGTCAGGAGATCTGGGAGAGCATCGAGCGCGGAGAGCTGGACCTGCTCTACATCTCGCCCGAAGGCCTCTCGTCCGGCAACATGCTGGAGCGCCTGGCCCGCCTGCCGCTGTCCCTGATCGCCATCGACGAAGCCCACTGCGTCAGCCAGTGGGGCCATGACTTCCGCCCGGACTACCGGCTGCTGGGGCGGCTGGCGGAACGCTTCCCCGGCGTGCCGCGCATGGCGGTCACCGCCACCGCCGACGCCCGTACGCGCGAGGACATCCGCAATCAGCTCAGCCTGCAGGACGCCGCCGAGTTCGTCGACAGCTTCGCGCGGCCGGAACTGTCGCTGAACGCCGAGCGCAAGATCGGGTCGGGCCACAAGCGGGTCCTGGAACTGGTCGCCCAGCGGCCGGGCAAGTCGGGCGTGGTCTATGTCGGCAGCCGCGACGGCGCCGATGAACTGGCCGGCAAGCTGCGCGAGGCCGGGGCGCCGGCCCTGGCCTATCACGCGGGCCTCGAGAAGGATCTGCGCGGCCGGCGGCTGGAGCAGTTCCTCGAGGCCGACGCGGCGGTGATGGTGGCGACCATCGCCTTCGGCATGGGCGTCGACAAGCCCGACGTCCGCTATGTCATCCACGCCGACCCGCCGGCCAGCATCGAGGCCTACTGGCAGGAGATCGGCCGGGCCGGCCGCGACGGTCAGCCCGCCGACGGCATCACCCTCTACTCCAGCGCCGACATGGCCTGGGCCTTCCGTCGGCTGGAAAGCCGCGACATGGCCGCCGAGGTCAAGCAGGTCCAGGCCCGCAAGATCCGCCAGTTCTACGGCATGATGGAGGGCACGGCCTGCCGGGCGGCGGCGGTGCGGCGCTATTTCGGCGAGGAGAAGGTCGAGCGCTGCGGACAGTGCGACCTGTGCCTGGCGCCGCCGGAGAGTATCGACGTCACCCAGTCGGCGTCGAAGGCGCTGGCGGCGACGCATAGACTGGGCGGCCGGTTTGGGCGCGGCCGGCTGGTCGACCACCTGCTCGGCAAGACCAAGGATGTCTCGGATTTCGAGGCCGGGCTGTCGACCTGGGGGATCGGGACGGAGCTGAGCCAACACGCCTGGCGGGACCTGATCGACCAGCTGCTGTTCGAGGGGCTGCTGAAGGAAGACCCCAATGACGGGCGGCCGTTGATCGGTCTGGGCGACATCGACGGCGTTCGAGGGGTGTGGAAGTCCGAACGCACGGTGCTGATCCGCAAGGACTCGACCCGGGCGGCGGCGGCCGGGAAGACGCGGGCGAGCAAGGGGGGGAAGAATGCGCTGGCGACGTTGACGGCGGGCGACCAGCCGCTGTTCGAAGCCCTGCGCGCCTGGCGCCGCGATGAGGCACAGAGGCAGCATGTGCCGCCCTATGTGATCTTCCATGATGCGACGCTTGCTGAAATCGCCATGCGCAAACCGTCCAGCCTGCCGGCCCTGGCCGCCGTCAGCGGGGTCGGCGAGGGCAAGCTGGAGCGCTATGGCGACGCGGTCTTGGCCGTGGTGCGCGCCGGGTAG
- the gyrB gene encoding DNA topoisomerase (ATP-hydrolyzing) subunit B, translating to MTDETTGDVPEINPDKTPLAQQTAEEGAAAYGSDSIKVLKGLDAVRKRPGMYIGDTDDGSGLHHMVYEVVDNAIDEALAGWATRVEVILNADGSATVSDDGRGIPTDIHEGEGVSAAEVIMTQLHAGGKFDQNSYKVSGGLHGVGVSVVNALSDYLLLKIHRNGKQHEMRFERGDAVTSLAITGDSPKRENGEPLTGTIVTFFPSLETFSHINFDRKTLEHRLRELAFLNSGVTIYFRDLRDAEPYEEIMHYEGGIEAFVRHLDKAKTALVKTPMVIRGQREKVQVDLALWWNDSYHETMLCFTNNIPQRDGGTHLAAFRAALTRVVGNYIESSGMAKKEKVSVTGEDAREGLTCVLSVKVPDPKFSSQTKDKLVSSEVRPAVEGLVQEGLATWFEEHPVEARILVGKVVEAAAAREAARKARELTRRKSALDITNLPGKLADCQERDPAKSELFLVEGDSAGGSAKQARNRENQAVLPLRGKILNVERARFDRMLGSDQVGTLITALGAGIGRDDFNIEKMRYHRIVIMTDADVDGAHIRTLLLTFFYRQMPEVIERGYLYIAQPPLYKASKGRSSRYLKDDAEMEIFLIDEGVDGAELDLANGERMTGADLLALVQTARGARANIERLSARAPAFAIEQAALSGLFAEDTDVAKAAARLDLYAEEGDGPWTGEPAVGGGYSFTRIKRGVSEKVVLDDQTLHAADARRLAERAVALAETFSAPATFRRKDKSQTVRGPLDLMNAVMEAGRRGLTIQRYKGLGEMNPEQLWETTLDSEARTLLQVKVNHADDADDMFSRLMGDLVEPRREFIQANALDAEVDV from the coding sequence ATGACCGACGAAACGACTGGCGATGTCCCGGAGATCAACCCGGACAAGACCCCCCTTGCCCAGCAGACCGCCGAAGAGGGCGCGGCCGCCTACGGCTCCGATTCCATCAAGGTTCTCAAAGGGTTGGACGCGGTGCGCAAGCGCCCCGGCATGTACATCGGCGACACCGATGACGGTTCGGGCCTGCACCACATGGTCTATGAAGTCGTCGACAACGCCATCGACGAGGCCCTGGCCGGCTGGGCGACCCGCGTCGAGGTGATCCTCAACGCCGACGGCTCGGCGACGGTCAGCGACGACGGCCGCGGCATTCCCACCGACATCCACGAGGGTGAAGGCGTCTCGGCCGCCGAGGTCATCATGACCCAGCTGCACGCCGGCGGGAAATTCGACCAGAACAGCTACAAGGTCTCCGGCGGCCTGCACGGCGTCGGCGTTTCCGTCGTCAACGCCCTGTCGGACTATCTGCTGCTGAAGATTCACCGCAACGGCAAGCAGCACGAGATGCGCTTCGAGCGCGGCGATGCGGTGACCTCGCTGGCCATCACCGGCGATTCCCCCAAGCGCGAGAACGGCGAGCCGCTGACCGGCACCATCGTCACCTTCTTCCCGTCGCTGGAAACCTTCAGCCACATCAATTTCGACCGCAAGACGCTGGAACACCGGCTGCGCGAGCTGGCCTTCCTCAACAGCGGGGTGACCATCTATTTCCGCGACCTGCGCGACGCCGAACCCTACGAAGAGATCATGCACTACGAGGGCGGCATCGAGGCCTTCGTGCGCCATCTCGATAAGGCCAAGACGGCACTGGTCAAGACGCCGATGGTCATCCGTGGCCAGCGCGAGAAGGTCCAGGTCGACCTCGCCCTTTGGTGGAACGACAGCTACCACGAGACCATGCTGTGCTTCACCAACAACATCCCGCAGCGGGATGGGGGCACCCACCTGGCCGCCTTCCGCGCGGCCCTGACCCGCGTTGTCGGCAACTACATCGAGAGCTCCGGCATGGCCAAGAAGGAGAAGGTCTCGGTGACGGGCGAGGACGCCCGCGAAGGCCTGACCTGCGTGCTGTCGGTCAAGGTGCCGGACCCCAAGTTCAGCTCGCAGACCAAGGACAAGCTGGTGTCGTCCGAGGTTCGCCCGGCCGTCGAGGGCCTGGTGCAGGAGGGGCTGGCCACCTGGTTCGAGGAGCATCCGGTCGAGGCCAGGATCCTGGTCGGCAAGGTGGTAGAGGCGGCCGCCGCCCGTGAAGCGGCCCGCAAGGCCCGCGAACTGACCCGGCGCAAGAGCGCGCTCGACATCACCAACCTGCCCGGCAAGCTGGCCGACTGTCAGGAACGCGATCCGGCCAAGTCCGAACTGTTCCTGGTCGAGGGCGACAGCGCCGGCGGCTCGGCCAAACAGGCCCGCAACCGCGAGAACCAGGCGGTGCTGCCGCTGCGGGGCAAGATCCTCAATGTCGAGCGTGCGCGGTTCGACCGCATGCTGGGCTCCGACCAGGTCGGCACCCTGATCACGGCGCTGGGCGCCGGCATCGGCCGCGACGACTTCAACATCGAGAAGATGCGCTACCACCGCATCGTCATCATGACCGACGCCGACGTCGACGGCGCCCACATCCGCACCCTGCTGCTGACCTTCTTCTACCGGCAGATGCCGGAGGTGATCGAGCGCGGCTACCTCTACATCGCCCAGCCGCCGCTCTACAAAGCGTCGAAGGGGCGGTCGTCGCGGTACCTGAAGGACGACGCGGAGATGGAAATCTTCCTCATCGACGAGGGCGTCGACGGGGCCGAACTGGATCTCGCCAACGGCGAGCGGATGACCGGCGCCGACCTTCTGGCCCTGGTGCAGACCGCGCGCGGGGCCCGCGCCAATATCGAACGCCTGTCGGCCCGCGCCCCGGCCTTTGCCATCGAACAGGCGGCCCTGTCCGGCCTGTTCGCCGAGGACACCGATGTGGCCAAGGCCGCCGCCCGCCTCGACCTCTATGCCGAGGAAGGCGATGGTCCCTGGACCGGCGAGCCGGCCGTCGGCGGCGGCTACAGCTTCACCCGCATCAAGCGCGGCGTCTCGGAAAAGGTCGTGCTGGACGACCAGACCCTGCACGCCGCCGACGCCCGCCGCCTGGCCGAACGGGCCGTTGCCCTGGCCGAGACCTTCTCCGCCCCGGCCACCTTCCGCCGCAAGGACAAGAGCCAGACGGTGCGCGGTCCGCTCGACCTGATGAACGCGGTCATGGAGGCCGGCCGTCGCGGCCTGACCATCCAGCGCTACAAGGGCCTGGGCGAAATGAACCCCGAACAGCTGTGGGAGACCACGCTGGACTCGGAAGCCCGCACCCTGCTGCAGGTCAAGGTCAACCACGCCGACGACGCCGACGACATGTTCAGCCGGTTGATGGGGGATCTGGTCGAACCCCGGCGGGAGTTCATCCAGGCGAACGCGCTGGACGCCGAGGTGGACGTTTAG
- the recF gene encoding DNA replication/repair protein RecF, with the protein MPTSALTSLTLTNFRSYEHGSLEPHGRSVWLAGPNGAGKTNLLEAISLLSPGRGLRGAGLAEVGRRMPGEAVGRPWAVAARVSDGEDEVQLGTGTDTAGSSRRLTRVEGTSVPPGRLTDHIRPVWLTPAQDRLFLEAAGDRRRFFDRLVFAAEPLHAAHASAYDKALRERMRLLTDESAAPDPLWLTALEARMAEHGAALSVARARTLAALQAEIDSRTDRPFPRARLSLTGEWETLAGQGLDEAQISARLTPALAASRPRDASAGRGLTGPHRGDLSVVHAEKDRPAAECSTGEQKALILNLVLAQAARLSAAISGPNPVLLLDEVAAHLDPFRRAALADEIAALGLQVFLTGTDASLFDPFKGRALGLRVEPTGLTVLDD; encoded by the coding sequence TTGCCCACTTCCGCGCTCACCTCCCTGACCCTGACCAACTTCCGCTCCTACGAGCACGGAAGCCTGGAGCCGCATGGGCGGAGCGTCTGGCTGGCCGGGCCGAACGGGGCGGGGAAGACCAATCTGCTGGAGGCCATCTCGCTGCTGTCGCCGGGCCGGGGGCTGCGCGGGGCGGGCCTGGCCGAGGTCGGCCGGCGGATGCCGGGCGAGGCGGTGGGACGCCCCTGGGCGGTCGCCGCGCGGGTGTCCGACGGCGAGGACGAGGTGCAGCTGGGCACCGGCACCGACACCGCCGGCTCCTCGCGGCGTCTGACGCGGGTCGAGGGGACCAGCGTGCCCCCTGGCCGGCTGACCGACCATATCCGGCCCGTCTGGCTGACCCCGGCCCAGGACCGCCTGTTCCTCGAGGCGGCCGGTGATCGCCGCCGCTTCTTCGACCGGCTGGTGTTCGCCGCCGAGCCGCTGCACGCGGCTCACGCCTCGGCCTACGACAAGGCTCTGCGCGAGCGCATGCGGCTGCTGACCGACGAGAGCGCCGCGCCCGATCCGCTGTGGCTGACGGCGCTGGAGGCCCGCATGGCCGAGCATGGCGCGGCCCTCAGCGTCGCCCGCGCCCGCACCCTCGCGGCCTTGCAGGCGGAGATCGATTCCCGCACTGATCGGCCCTTCCCGAGGGCCCGGCTGTCCCTCACCGGGGAGTGGGAGACCCTGGCCGGCCAGGGGCTGGACGAGGCGCAGATTTCAGCGCGATTGACCCCCGCCCTGGCGGCCTCACGGCCCCGCGACGCCTCGGCCGGACGCGGTCTGACCGGCCCGCATCGGGGCGACCTGAGCGTCGTTCACGCCGAAAAGGACCGCCCCGCCGCCGAATGCTCCACCGGCGAGCAGAAAGCCTTGATTCTGAACCTGGTTCTGGCCCAGGCGGCGCGACTTTCTGCTGCAATTTCCGGCCCGAATCCTGTACTGTTGCTGGACGAAGTCGCCGCCCACCTGGACCCGTTTCGACGGGCCGCCCTGGCGGACGAAATCGCGGCGCTGGGTCTGCAGGTGTTTCTCACCGGAACGGACGCTTCGCTGTTCGACCCCTTCAAAGGTCGGGCCCTGGGACTCCGCGTGGAGCCGACCGGCCTGACCGTTCTGGACGACTGA
- a CDS encoding transposase: protein MTEQSAPRRFSRDLKLKTLERLAAGERASVLAASLGVARQLIYKWRDAERAGTLGRRRGRPTKVEALAKAGDGRSELEQARRKIAELERKVGRQAVELDFFQGALRRIKASRQPSE from the coding sequence ATGACCGAGCAATCTGCACCACGGCGGTTCAGCCGAGACTTGAAGTTGAAGACACTTGAGAGGCTGGCGGCGGGAGAGCGGGCGTCGGTGCTGGCTGCTTCGCTGGGGGTTGCCCGGCAGCTGATCTACAAGTGGCGGGACGCGGAGCGTGCCGGGACGCTTGGACGGCGGCGTGGACGGCCGACGAAGGTGGAGGCGTTGGCCAAGGCTGGTGACGGCCGTAGCGAGTTGGAGCAGGCGCGAAGGAAGATTGCCGAGCTTGAGCGCAAGGTTGGCCGCCAGGCGGTGGAGCTGGATTTTTTTCAAGGAGCCTTGCGGCGCATCAAGGCGTCACGGCAGCCGAGCGAATGA
- a CDS encoding IS3 family transposase: MSWRDGVFAQIRATAGPQGEGWIGQLCAASGVSRASYYRHWSQAEPECEEMALRDRIQHLALANRHYGYRRIAVLLRREGLWVNAKRVLRLTRQDNLLCLRRKAYVPATTQSDHGWKVYPNLARRMIPLAPDRLWVADITYIRLERAFVYLAVVLDAFSRKVVGWALADHLGASLPLAALDMALADRRPPPGSLVHHSDRGVQYACGDYARRLEETTVLASMSRGGCPYDNAKAESFMKTLKTEEVNGSTYLDLTDARSRIGSFIEEVYNTTRLHSALDYLSPVEFEQQTHRWDALARPNGAIAATAVT; the protein is encoded by the coding sequence ATGAGCTGGCGTGACGGGGTCTTCGCCCAGATCCGGGCGACGGCCGGACCGCAGGGCGAGGGGTGGATCGGACAGCTTTGCGCGGCGTCTGGGGTAAGCCGGGCGAGCTATTACCGGCACTGGAGCCAGGCCGAGCCGGAATGCGAGGAGATGGCGCTGCGGGATCGCATCCAGCATCTGGCGCTGGCGAACCGCCACTATGGCTACAGGCGGATCGCGGTCCTGCTGCGGCGCGAGGGCTTGTGGGTCAACGCCAAGCGGGTGCTGCGCTTGACGCGGCAGGACAACCTTCTGTGCCTCAGGAGGAAGGCCTATGTTCCGGCCACCACCCAGTCGGATCATGGCTGGAAGGTGTATCCGAACCTGGCCCGTCGGATGATCCCGCTGGCGCCGGACCGGCTGTGGGTCGCCGACATTACCTACATCAGGCTGGAGCGGGCCTTCGTCTATCTGGCGGTGGTTCTGGACGCCTTCAGCCGCAAGGTGGTCGGCTGGGCCCTGGCCGATCACCTGGGCGCCAGCCTGCCCCTGGCGGCGCTAGACATGGCCCTGGCCGACCGCCGCCCCCCGCCGGGGAGCCTCGTCCATCACTCTGACCGGGGTGTGCAGTATGCCTGCGGCGACTACGCCCGGCGTCTGGAAGAGACCACCGTCCTGGCCTCCATGAGCCGGGGCGGCTGTCCTTATGACAACGCCAAGGCCGAGAGCTTCATGAAGACCCTCAAGACCGAGGAGGTGAACGGCTCAACCTATCTCGACCTGACCGACGCCAGGAGCCGGATCGGCAGCTTTATCGAGGAGGTCTACAACACCACCCGACTCCACTCGGCCCTGGACTATCTCTCCCCAGTGGAGTTCGAACAGCAAACCCACCGTTGGGACGCGCTAGCGCGTCCCAACGGTGCCATCGCAGCAACCGCTGTCACCTAA
- a CDS encoding glycoside hydrolase family 43 C-terminal domain-containing protein, with amino-acid sequence MIAVVLALALSAEPSLAGDWTVDLSVKPDEPYTKPMTLTLNADGTVSGSFYESEIQAGRWKTSRGRTCASFRTTDGAGPYHTSVCLIGNEAVGQTWAEHRNFLFNWNAIRTPR; translated from the coding sequence ATGATCGCCGTTGTCCTCGCCCTCGCCCTTTCCGCCGAGCCCTCCCTGGCTGGCGATTGGACCGTCGATCTCTCGGTGAAGCCGGACGAGCCCTATACCAAGCCCATGACCCTCACCCTCAACGCCGACGGCACGGTCAGTGGCAGCTTCTACGAGAGCGAGATCCAGGCCGGGCGGTGGAAGACCTCGCGCGGCCGCACCTGCGCCAGCTTCCGGACCACTGACGGCGCGGGGCCCTACCACACCTCTGTCTGCCTGATCGGAAACGAGGCGGTCGGCCAGACCTGGGCCGAGCATCGCAATTTCCTGTTCAACTGGAACGCCATTCGCACCCCGAGGTGA
- the dnaN gene encoding DNA polymerase III subunit beta, protein MKLTIERAALLKALGHVQSVVERRNTIPILSNVLLSADREQVSFSATDLDMEIVDEGAAHVDVPGQITAPAHTLYEIVRKLPDGADVSLTYSGEDPRLLISAGRSKFNLPVLPAGDFPVMSADGLSAHIQVDANDLIRLIDKTRFAISTEETRYYLNGLYVHTVMDGGEAKLRAVATDGHRLALAEMPAPEGSAGQPGVIIPRKTINEARRLLEDAGENVGFQVSAQKVRFEFAGASALTSKVIDGSFPDYMRVIPRDNQKIMTVDAELFAKAVDRVATISAEKSRSVKLAIETGRMTLTVRNMEAGQGVEELEIDYDGEPFEIGFNARYLLDVAGQINGEIAEFRFADPASPTLVLDPTDPGVKYVLMPLRV, encoded by the coding sequence ATGAAGCTGACCATCGAGCGGGCCGCGCTGCTGAAGGCCCTGGGCCACGTTCAGAGCGTCGTCGAGCGCCGCAACACGATCCCGATCCTGTCGAACGTGCTGCTGTCGGCCGACCGCGAGCAGGTCAGCTTCTCGGCCACCGATCTCGACATGGAAATCGTCGATGAAGGCGCGGCCCATGTCGATGTGCCCGGCCAGATCACCGCGCCGGCCCATACCCTTTACGAGATCGTCCGCAAGCTGCCGGACGGCGCTGACGTGTCGCTGACCTATTCGGGCGAGGACCCGCGCCTGCTGATCAGCGCCGGCCGTTCGAAGTTCAACCTGCCGGTGCTGCCGGCCGGCGACTTCCCGGTGATGAGCGCCGATGGCCTGTCGGCCCATATCCAGGTCGACGCCAATGACCTGATCCGGCTGATCGACAAGACCCGCTTCGCCATCTCGACCGAAGAGACCCGCTATTACCTGAACGGCCTCTACGTCCATACGGTGATGGACGGCGGCGAGGCCAAGCTGCGGGCCGTCGCCACCGACGGCCACCGCCTGGCCCTGGCCGAAATGCCGGCCCCGGAGGGTTCGGCCGGCCAGCCGGGCGTGATCATCCCGCGCAAGACCATCAACGAGGCCCGTCGCCTGCTGGAAGACGCCGGCGAGAACGTCGGCTTCCAGGTCAGCGCCCAGAAGGTGCGGTTCGAGTTCGCCGGGGCCTCGGCCCTGACCAGCAAGGTCATCGACGGCAGCTTCCCCGACTACATGCGGGTCATTCCGCGCGACAACCAGAAGATCATGACGGTGGACGCCGAGCTGTTCGCCAAGGCCGTTGACCGGGTGGCGACCATCTCGGCCGAGAAGAGCCGCTCGGTGAAGCTTGCCATCGAGACGGGTCGCATGACCCTGACCGTGCGCAACATGGAAGCCGGCCAGGGCGTCGAGGAGCTGGAGATCGACTACGACGGCGAGCCCTTCGAGATCGGCTTCAACGCCCGCTACCTGCTGGACGTCGCCGGCCAGATCAACGGCGAGATCGCCGAGTTCCGGTTTGCCGACCCGGCTTCGCCGACGCTGGTGCTGGACCCGACCGACCCGGGCGTGAAGTATGTCCTGATGCCGCTGCGGGTGTAG
- the grpE gene encoding nucleotide exchange factor GrpE, translating to MTDETTPNEIQEDDTIDFGATDSEVEALKAEVAALKDQALRYAADAENTKRRAEREVNDARAYAITKFARDLLEAADNLGQATAHAPKDVSDQAVKNFVVGIEMTQKKLLEAFERNGLKKVDPAAGEKFDPNLHQAMMEQMSDEVGAGAVIKTLQPGYSLFGRLVRPAMVVVAAKGSGVGAPEQTAGTPNPYSSTGEVSGEAIDTKA from the coding sequence ATGACCGACGAGACGACCCCCAACGAGATTCAGGAAGACGACACCATCGACTTCGGCGCGACCGACAGCGAAGTCGAAGCCCTGAAGGCCGAGGTCGCCGCCTTGAAGGACCAGGCGCTGCGCTACGCCGCCGACGCGGAGAACACCAAGCGCCGGGCCGAGCGCGAGGTGAACGACGCCCGCGCCTACGCCATCACCAAGTTCGCCCGCGACCTGCTGGAAGCCGCCGACAACCTCGGCCAGGCCACGGCCCACGCGCCGAAGGATGTTTCGGACCAGGCGGTGAAGAACTTCGTGGTCGGCATCGAGATGACCCAGAAGAAGCTTCTGGAAGCTTTCGAACGCAATGGCCTCAAGAAGGTCGATCCGGCGGCCGGCGAGAAGTTCGACCCCAATCTGCACCAGGCGATGATGGAGCAGATGTCGGACGAGGTCGGGGCCGGGGCGGTGATCAAGACGCTGCAGCCGGGCTATTCGTTGTTCGGGCGGCTGGTTCGCCCGGCCATGGTGGTGGTCGCCGCCAAGGGCTCGGGCGTTGGCGCCCCGGAACAGACGGCGGGCACGCCCAATCCCTATTCGAGCACCGGCGAAGTGTCGGGCGAGGCAATCGACACGAAGGCCTAG
- the hrcA gene encoding heat-inducible transcriptional repressor HrcA — MNPLIPGIGQTPSLSDLDGRARDIFRRIVESYLETGEPVGSRTISKGGVHLSPASIRNTMQDLGALGLLNAPHISAGRMPTHAGLRLFVDGLLEVGDVGEAERNAIEGRLKSKGGSMEEALQEASAILSGLAGGAGVVVTPAREAGVKHVEFVALGPDRALVVIVLEDGAVENRIMRLPPGITPSALTEASNFLASRLQGRTLGEARGEMRGELDLARQELDSVASRLVADGLAAWGGGAEDARALIVRGQANLIDAGAAEDLERIRRLFEDLEQKEQLIGLLDGVKEAEGVRIFIGAETRLFSLSGSAVIAAPYMSGRQKVLGAIGVIGPARLNYARVIPLVDYTARVLGQMMDG; from the coding sequence ATGAACCCCCTGATCCCCGGTATAGGTCAAACCCCCAGCCTGTCGGACCTCGACGGCCGGGCTCGCGACATCTTCCGGCGGATCGTCGAGAGCTATCTGGAAACCGGCGAACCGGTCGGATCGCGGACGATCTCCAAGGGCGGGGTGCATCTGTCGCCGGCCTCGATCCGCAACACCATGCAGGACCTGGGGGCGCTGGGTCTGCTCAACGCGCCGCACATCAGCGCCGGCCGGATGCCGACGCACGCGGGCCTGCGGCTGTTCGTCGATGGCCTGCTGGAGGTCGGGGATGTCGGCGAGGCCGAGCGCAACGCCATCGAGGGCCGTCTGAAATCCAAGGGCGGCTCGATGGAGGAGGCCCTGCAGGAAGCCAGTGCCATCCTCTCGGGGCTGGCCGGCGGCGCGGGGGTGGTGGTGACCCCGGCCCGCGAGGCCGGGGTGAAGCATGTGGAATTCGTGGCGCTCGGCCCCGACCGGGCCCTGGTGGTCATCGTGCTGGAGGACGGGGCGGTCGAGAACCGCATCATGCGCCTGCCGCCGGGGATTACGCCGTCGGCCCTGACCGAGGCGTCGAACTTCCTGGCCTCGCGGCTGCAGGGACGGACGCTTGGCGAGGCGCGGGGCGAGATGCGGGGCGAGCTGGACCTTGCCCGCCAGGAACTGGATTCGGTGGCCTCCCGCCTGGTCGCCGACGGCCTGGCCGCCTGGGGCGGCGGGGCGGAGGACGCCCGGGCCCTGATCGTGCGCGGTCAGGCCAACCTGATCGACGCAGGCGCGGCCGAGGATCTGGAGCGTATCCGCCGCCTGTTCGAGGACCTGGAACAGAAGGAACAGCTGATCGGCCTGCTCGACGGGGTCAAGGAAGCCGAGGGGGTGCGCATCTTCATCGGCGCCGAAACGCGGCTTTTCTCACTTTCGGGTTCCGCTGTGATCGCGGCTCCCTATATGTCGGGCCGACAGAAGGTGCTGGGCGCGATCGGCGTGATCGGTCCGGCGAGATTGAACTATGCCCGCGTCATCCCGTTGGTGGACTATACCGCCAGGGTGCTGGGCCAGATGATGGACGGATGA
- the rph gene encoding ribonuclease PH, which translates to MRPSNRVPDQLRQITLETAVNRYAEGSCLITAGHTKVLVTASIETGVPGWMRGKGAGWVTAEYGMLPRATHTRGRREAAAGKQSGRTQEIQRLIGRSLRAVVDMKALGERQIVLDCDVIQADGGTRTASITGAWVALRLATKYLLDEGVLTTDPIIDQVAAVSCGVFENTPVLDLDYEEDSAAEADCNFVLTGAGDIVEIQATGEKRGFTRAEFESLYGLAEKGIGELFAMQRAACGL; encoded by the coding sequence ATGCGCCCCTCGAACCGCGTCCCCGACCAGCTTCGCCAGATCACCCTGGAGACCGCCGTCAACCGCTATGCCGAGGGCAGCTGTCTGATCACGGCCGGCCACACCAAGGTTCTGGTCACCGCCAGCATCGAGACCGGCGTCCCCGGCTGGATGCGCGGCAAGGGGGCCGGCTGGGTCACGGCCGAGTACGGCATGCTGCCGCGCGCCACCCACACCCGCGGCCGCCGCGAGGCCGCCGCCGGCAAGCAGTCGGGCCGCACCCAGGAAATCCAGCGGCTGATCGGCCGCTCCCTGCGCGCCGTGGTCGACATGAAGGCCCTGGGCGAGCGCCAGATCGTCCTCGACTGCGACGTCATCCAGGCCGACGGCGGCACCCGCACGGCCTCGATCACCGGCGCCTGGGTGGCCCTGCGGCTGGCCACCAAATACCTGCTCGACGAAGGCGTCCTGACCACCGACCCCATCATCGACCAGGTGGCGGCGGTGTCCTGCGGCGTGTTCGAGAACACCCCCGTCCTCGACCTCGACTACGAGGAGGACTCGGCGGCCGAGGCCGACTGCAACTTCGTCCTGACCGGGGCCGGCGACATCGTCGAAATCCAGGCGACCGGCGAGAAGCGGGGTTTTACCCGGGCGGAATTCGAGAGCCTGTACGGCCTGGCGGAGAAGGGCATCGGCGAGCTGTTCGCCATGCAGCGGGCGGCCTGCGGGCTGTAG